The proteins below are encoded in one region of Shewanella putrefaciens:
- the infC gene encoding translation initiation factor IF-3 — protein sequence MKIKKTAGRQPAPNRINEEITGVPEVRLTGIDGEAIGVVSIRDAQNLADEAGVDLVEISPNAEPPVCRIMDYGKFLFDKAKSAKEQKKKQKQVQVKEIKFRPGTDENDYQVKLRNLIRFLEDGDKAKITLRFRGREMAHQNLGMDLLNRIKTDLDEYAVVESFPKMEGRQAIMVLAPKKK from the coding sequence ATAAAGATCAAAAAAACAGCAGGGCGTCAGCCGGCCCCTAATAGAATCAATGAAGAAATCACAGGCGTACCAGAAGTACGTTTAACAGGCATTGATGGTGAAGCTATTGGTGTGGTAAGCATCAGAGATGCTCAGAATTTGGCAGATGAAGCGGGTGTAGACCTAGTTGAAATTAGTCCAAACGCTGAACCTCCAGTATGTCGCATTATGGACTACGGTAAGTTCCTTTTTGATAAGGCTAAGTCAGCCAAGGAACAAAAGAAGAAGCAAAAGCAGGTTCAGGTTAAGGAAATTAAATTCCGTCCTGGAACTGACGAAAACGACTATCAGGTAAAACTACGCAACCTGATACGTTTTCTGGAAGACGGGGACAAAGCGAAGATTACGCTGCGTTTCCGAGGTCGCGAAATGGCCCACCAAAATCTTGGTATGGATCTATTGAACCGTATTAAGACTGATTTGGATGAGTATGCGGTTGTTGAATCTTTCCCGAAAATGGAAGGTCGACAAGCCATCATGGTGCTAGCGCCTAAAAAGAAATAA
- the trxB gene encoding thioredoxin-disulfide reductase produces the protein MSQVRHSNLLILGSGPAGYTAAVYAARANLKPVMITGMQQGGQLTTTTEVENWPGDADDLTGPALMERMQKHAEKFDTEILFDHINEVTLTERPFRLKGDNGEYTCDALIIATGASARYLGLDSEEAFKGRGVSACATCDGFFYRNQKVAVIGGGNTAVEEALYLSNIAAEVHLIHRRDTFRSEKILIDRLMDKVANGNIILHLNQTMDEVVGDAMGVTGLKMKSTQDGAITDLAVAGVFVAIGHSPNTSIFEGQLEMNHGYLKVQSGLQGNATQTSIEGVFAAGDVMDQHYRQAITSAGTGCMAALDAERYLDAKK, from the coding sequence ATGAGCCAAGTCAGACACAGTAACTTATTGATTTTGGGCTCTGGCCCAGCGGGATACACGGCAGCTGTTTATGCGGCGCGCGCCAATTTAAAACCCGTTATGATCACAGGTATGCAGCAAGGTGGTCAATTAACCACGACGACCGAAGTTGAAAACTGGCCAGGTGACGCCGACGACTTAACCGGTCCAGCCTTGATGGAACGTATGCAAAAGCATGCGGAAAAATTTGATACTGAAATTTTGTTCGATCATATTAACGAAGTCACCTTAACCGAGCGCCCTTTCCGCTTGAAAGGCGACAACGGCGAGTACACCTGTGATGCGCTGATCATCGCAACTGGCGCATCTGCCCGTTACTTAGGATTAGACTCAGAAGAAGCATTCAAAGGTCGCGGCGTATCAGCCTGTGCCACCTGTGATGGTTTTTTCTATCGCAACCAAAAAGTTGCTGTGATCGGTGGTGGTAATACGGCTGTCGAAGAAGCACTGTACTTAAGCAATATTGCCGCGGAAGTGCACTTAATCCATCGCCGCGACACCTTCCGCTCTGAAAAAATCCTAATCGATCGCTTAATGGATAAAGTCGCTAATGGCAACATTATCCTGCACCTCAATCAAACTATGGACGAAGTGGTAGGTGATGCAATGGGCGTAACTGGCCTAAAGATGAAGAGCACTCAAGATGGCGCTATCACTGATTTAGCTGTTGCGGGTGTGTTCGTTGCCATTGGCCACAGCCCAAATACCAGTATCTTTGAAGGCCAATTAGAGATGAATCATGGCTACTTAAAGGTACAAAGTGGTCTGCAGGGCAATGCGACTCAAACGAGTATTGAAGGGGTGTTTGCCGCCGGTGACGTGATGGACCAACATTATCGTCAAGCTATTACTTCTGCTGGCACAGGCTGTATGGCAGCACTCGATGCAGAGCGTTACTTAGACGCTAAAAAGTAA
- a CDS encoding CPXCG motif-containing cysteine-rich protein codes for MRIMNKVIACPHCGHHQHISIDASSGDQDYYDDCRICCNPIHLRLHVDDARRTVELYVDSDDEQIY; via the coding sequence ATGAGGATCATGAATAAGGTTATCGCCTGTCCCCACTGCGGACATCATCAACATATCAGTATCGATGCCAGCAGTGGCGATCAAGATTATTACGATGATTGCCGTATTTGCTGTAATCCTATCCACTTGCGCCTGCATGTGGATGATGCTCGGCGGACCGTTGAATTGTATGTTGACTCAGATGATGAACAAATTTATTGA
- a CDS encoding ammonia-forming cytochrome c nitrite reductase subunit c552 has product MNTTSIFLLGLISFSAMANDDNRVELARQGWKATAESNQRVDLLEERPDLVLLYAGSPYAKEYNSPRGHQFAIMDVTNILRTGSGSKAQGDPGASCWSCKAPGAVHLTQTLGEQGFASKTFAEAAYAMDVSVGCEDCHQQGTAALDLPRVHAKNAMNKIHMPFEKQTLAVKSSQVCGQCHVTYYFQPEKSNAVNIPWIFGNDADNIEKYYDTRRFFDFVHPISGVPLAKARHPEFEQWSRSIHAQSEIGCVDCHMAETTSKDGNSFTSHKITSSFNNFDTKCSGCHESAADLNKQIASNKRELDNKRTVVEKLLVKAHIEAGAAWDHGQKWSDLESALMDIRHAQWRWDYVVSSHGSHAHNSKEAMQLLDVAQNQVVMARAKLAKILKNASAAEINYPVLTSKAEAQAFVELNMEQLKDEKQQFLQDVVKKNWPSASYTIDQTP; this is encoded by the coding sequence ATGAATACAACATCAATCTTCTTACTTGGGCTGATCTCATTTTCAGCAATGGCTAATGACGACAACCGTGTTGAACTCGCACGACAAGGTTGGAAAGCGACGGCAGAATCGAACCAAAGAGTCGATTTACTTGAAGAACGTCCCGATTTAGTGCTGCTTTACGCGGGCTCACCTTACGCAAAAGAATACAATAGCCCTCGGGGCCATCAATTCGCCATTATGGACGTTACTAACATCTTACGAACAGGCAGCGGCAGTAAAGCGCAGGGCGATCCCGGAGCAAGTTGCTGGTCCTGCAAAGCTCCCGGCGCAGTTCACTTAACTCAAACACTCGGTGAGCAAGGATTTGCGAGTAAGACCTTTGCCGAGGCGGCGTATGCCATGGATGTCAGTGTTGGCTGTGAGGATTGCCACCAGCAAGGAACTGCAGCCTTAGATCTGCCGAGGGTGCATGCCAAGAATGCGATGAATAAAATACACATGCCCTTTGAAAAACAAACCCTTGCCGTCAAATCGTCTCAAGTCTGTGGTCAGTGCCATGTAACCTATTACTTTCAGCCAGAAAAATCGAATGCGGTGAATATCCCTTGGATATTCGGTAACGATGCTGACAACATAGAAAAATACTATGACACTAGGCGTTTCTTTGACTTTGTTCATCCCATTTCTGGTGTTCCCCTCGCCAAGGCTCGCCATCCTGAATTTGAACAATGGAGCCGAAGCATTCACGCACAAAGTGAGATTGGTTGCGTTGATTGCCACATGGCAGAAACCACATCTAAAGATGGCAACAGCTTTACTAGCCATAAAATTACCAGCAGTTTCAATAATTTTGACACTAAGTGCTCTGGCTGCCATGAAAGCGCCGCGGATCTCAATAAGCAAATCGCAAGCAATAAACGTGAACTTGATAATAAACGCACTGTCGTTGAAAAACTGCTTGTTAAAGCTCATATAGAGGCGGGCGCTGCTTGGGATCATGGACAAAAATGGTCCGATTTAGAGAGTGCACTAATGGATATCAGGCATGCACAGTGGCGATGGGATTATGTGGTGTCATCACATGGTTCCCATGCGCACAACAGCAAAGAAGCCATGCAATTGTTAGATGTTGCTCAAAATCAAGTTGTTATGGCAAGGGCTAAATTAGCCAAGATTTTAAAAAATGCCAGTGCTGCTGAAATCAATTACCCCGTTTTAACGTCTAAAGCCGAGGCTCAAGCGTTTGTAGAACTCAATATGGAACAACTCAAGGATGAAAAGCAGCAGTTCTTACAAGATGTCGTCAAAAAGAACTGGCCAAGTGCAAGCTATACCATTGATCAAACACCCTGA
- a CDS encoding MATE family efflux transporter: MNHSGFQAKRLIQLALPVLIAQVTQTMMGFIDTVMAGRVSAVDMAAVAVGTSLWLPAILFVQGLLMAFTPLFAHYNGANNQKAIQPLAFQAAYLALIGGIGVMAFLAAAPFVLGLMNLEPELYRLTIGYIDGILWGAPAFVLYQVLRGCSEGISYTLPTMVIGFVGLAVNIPANYIFIYGHFGVPAMGGAGCGVATALVFWAMLIAMTLYMQLHRKFAALAPFSQFHRPDFSTMKKMTKLGMPIAMALFFEVSLFAIIALLLAPLGATVVASHQIALNFSAIVFMLPLSIGIAVSIRIGYYLGRDRADISAVVAKVGLWLALSLALSTAILTVLFRFQIAELYNSDPEVVVLAGSLMLMAALYQLSDSVQVVAAGALRGYKDTRSAFYITLFSYWGIGMTLGYTLAYTDYIVPAMGAHGFWTGLIAGLTSAALLFFIRLRYIQKHGVHLSLIEGDNIHH, encoded by the coding sequence ATGAATCATTCAGGCTTCCAAGCCAAACGTCTTATCCAACTTGCACTACCTGTGCTCATCGCCCAAGTCACGCAGACCATGATGGGCTTTATCGATACCGTTATGGCGGGCCGCGTCAGTGCTGTCGATATGGCCGCCGTTGCGGTCGGCACTAGCCTGTGGTTACCTGCCATCCTGTTTGTTCAGGGGTTGCTTATGGCTTTCACGCCTTTATTTGCCCACTATAACGGGGCTAACAATCAAAAAGCGATCCAACCCTTAGCATTCCAGGCCGCCTATCTGGCACTTATCGGAGGAATTGGCGTGATGGCATTTCTTGCCGCTGCGCCTTTTGTGCTCGGCCTTATGAATTTAGAACCCGAATTGTACCGCTTAACCATAGGTTATATCGACGGTATTTTATGGGGCGCCCCCGCATTTGTCCTGTATCAAGTGTTACGTGGCTGCAGTGAAGGTATTTCCTATACATTGCCGACTATGGTCATAGGTTTTGTGGGTTTAGCGGTCAATATTCCCGCTAACTATATTTTTATCTATGGTCACTTTGGCGTCCCCGCTATGGGTGGCGCGGGTTGTGGTGTAGCAACTGCCCTTGTTTTTTGGGCAATGCTGATAGCCATGACCTTATATATGCAGTTACATAGGAAATTTGCTGCCTTGGCGCCCTTCAGTCAATTTCATCGCCCCGATTTTAGCACGATGAAAAAAATGACCAAGTTGGGTATGCCAATCGCCATGGCGCTGTTTTTTGAAGTGAGTTTATTCGCCATTATCGCCCTATTGCTCGCCCCCTTGGGCGCAACTGTGGTGGCGAGTCACCAGATAGCACTGAACTTTTCAGCCATCGTATTTATGTTGCCGTTATCTATCGGTATCGCGGTATCGATTCGCATTGGTTACTACTTAGGTCGAGATCGGGCGGATATTTCTGCTGTGGTGGCAAAAGTCGGTCTGTGGCTAGCGCTGTCCCTCGCCCTATCTACTGCTATTTTGACTGTACTATTTAGATTTCAAATTGCCGAACTCTATAACAGTGACCCAGAAGTCGTGGTCCTCGCCGGAAGTTTGATGTTAATGGCGGCGCTGTATCAATTATCGGACTCAGTCCAAGTAGTCGCAGCTGGCGCCCTTCGTGGCTATAAAGATACCCGCAGTGCATTTTATATCACGCTGTTTTCTTACTGGGGCATTGGTATGACGTTAGGCTATACCTTGGCTTATACGGATTATATTGTCCCAGCTATGGGCGCCCATGGATTTTGGACTGGGCTTATCGCCGGCCTCACCTCGGCGGCACTGCTGTTTTTTATCCGCCTACGTTATATCCAAAAACATGGCGTGCATTTAAGCCTTATCGAAGGTGATAATATCCACCATTAG
- the rplT gene encoding 50S ribosomal protein L20, translated as MPRVKRGVTARARHKKVLKLAKGYYGARSRTYRVAVQAVTKAGQYAYRDRRQKKRQFRQLWIARINAAARQNGLSYSRFINGLKKASIEIDRKILADIAVFDKVVFATLVEKAKEALN; from the coding sequence ATGCCAAGAGTTAAGCGTGGTGTAACCGCTCGTGCTCGTCACAAGAAAGTTTTAAAATTAGCTAAAGGTTATTATGGCGCTCGTAGCCGTACTTACCGCGTTGCTGTGCAAGCAGTAACTAAAGCTGGTCAATATGCTTACCGTGACCGTCGTCAGAAAAAACGTCAATTCCGTCAACTGTGGATTGCACGTATCAATGCTGCCGCTCGTCAAAATGGTCTGTCTTACAGCCGTTTCATCAACGGTCTGAAAAAGGCGTCTATCGAAATCGATCGTAAGATTTTGGCTGACATCGCTGTATTCGATAAAGTTGTATTCGCAACTTTAGTTGAAAAAGCAAAAGAAGCGTTAAACTAA
- the thrS gene encoding threonine--tRNA ligase: protein MPVITLPDGSKREFAHAVSTLDVAADIGPGLAKACIAGRVNGELKDACDPIETDAELSIITAKDEEGVEILRHSCAHLLGHAIKQLWPETKMAIGPVIDNGFYYDIDLEHKLTQDDIEALEKRMLQLAKTNYDVVKRVVSWQEARDTFAARGEDYKIAILDENISKDATPALYHHEEYTDMCRGPHVPNMRFCQHFKLMSIAGAYWRGNSENKMLQRIYGTAWADKKALSTHLTRLEEAAKRDHRKIGKQLDLYHMQEEAPGMVFWHNDGWSIFLELERFIRRKLNQYTYQEVKGPLMMDRVLWERSGHWDKYAEAMFTTSSENREYAIKPMNCPGHVQIFNQGLKSYRDLPLRMAEFGCCHRNEPSGSLHGLMRVRGFTQDDAHIFCTEDQVQAEVSSCIQMVYDTYSTFGFENIVVKLSTRPEKRIGDDAMWDRAEEALKQALRSNNIEFTILPGEGAFYGPKIEFTLHDCLDRAWQCGTVQLDYALPNRLGATYVAEDNSRQTPVMIHRAILGSLERFLGILIEEYAGRFPTWLAPMQVVVMNITDKQADYVEEVVKFFKEQGIRASFDLRNEKIGFKIREHTLRRVPYLLVVGDQEMENKEVAVRTRDGIDLGKMRIEDFAAKIHQQISLRSLKLLEE from the coding sequence ATGCCTGTAATTACACTTCCCGATGGTAGCAAGCGCGAGTTTGCTCATGCTGTATCGACTCTCGATGTTGCCGCCGATATCGGCCCTGGTCTTGCTAAAGCCTGTATCGCTGGCCGCGTTAATGGCGAATTAAAAGATGCCTGCGATCCCATTGAAACCGATGCTGAGCTATCAATCATTACCGCCAAAGACGAAGAAGGTGTTGAAATTCTTCGCCATTCTTGCGCGCATTTATTAGGCCATGCGATTAAGCAACTGTGGCCAGAAACCAAGATGGCGATTGGTCCAGTTATCGATAACGGCTTCTATTATGATATCGACCTTGAGCACAAGCTGACTCAAGATGACATCGAAGCCTTAGAAAAGCGTATGCTTCAACTGGCAAAAACCAACTATGACGTTGTAAAACGTGTAGTGAGCTGGCAAGAAGCTCGCGATACATTCGCGGCGCGCGGTGAAGATTATAAGATTGCCATTCTGGATGAGAACATCAGCAAAGACGCCACGCCTGCGCTGTATCATCACGAAGAATACACAGACATGTGTCGTGGACCGCACGTACCTAACATGCGTTTCTGCCAACATTTCAAATTAATGAGCATTGCCGGCGCTTACTGGCGTGGCAACTCAGAAAACAAGATGTTGCAACGTATCTATGGTACCGCTTGGGCCGACAAAAAAGCCCTGAGCACACACTTAACCCGTCTTGAAGAAGCGGCTAAGCGTGACCACCGTAAAATCGGTAAGCAGCTCGACTTGTACCACATGCAAGAAGAAGCCCCAGGTATGGTGTTCTGGCATAACGACGGTTGGAGTATCTTCCTCGAATTAGAAAGATTCATTCGCCGTAAGCTAAACCAATACACTTACCAAGAAGTCAAAGGCCCATTAATGATGGACCGCGTGTTGTGGGAACGTTCTGGTCACTGGGATAAATACGCAGAAGCCATGTTCACGACCAGCAGCGAAAACCGCGAATACGCCATCAAGCCGATGAACTGCCCAGGCCACGTACAGATCTTCAACCAAGGGTTGAAATCTTACCGCGACTTGCCACTTCGTATGGCGGAATTTGGTTGCTGTCACCGTAATGAACCTTCAGGTTCGCTCCACGGTTTAATGCGCGTACGTGGTTTTACCCAAGACGACGCCCATATTTTCTGTACTGAAGATCAAGTGCAAGCGGAAGTCAGCTCCTGTATCCAGATGGTTTACGACACTTATTCAACCTTTGGTTTTGAAAACATTGTCGTAAAACTCTCGACTCGCCCCGAAAAACGTATCGGCGACGATGCGATGTGGGATAGAGCAGAAGAAGCACTCAAGCAAGCTCTACGCTCAAATAACATTGAATTCACCATTTTACCCGGTGAAGGCGCCTTCTACGGACCGAAAATCGAATTTACTTTACACGATTGTTTGGACCGTGCGTGGCAATGTGGTACTGTGCAGCTCGATTATGCGTTGCCAAACCGTTTAGGTGCGACTTACGTCGCCGAAGATAACAGCCGTCAAACTCCCGTGATGATCCATCGTGCTATTTTAGGCTCTTTGGAACGATTCTTGGGTATCTTGATAGAAGAATATGCAGGTCGTTTCCCAACTTGGTTGGCCCCAATGCAAGTTGTCGTGATGAATATCACCGACAAACAGGCTGATTATGTTGAAGAAGTCGTCAAATTCTTCAAAGAACAAGGTATTCGAGCGTCTTTTGACTTGAGGAATGAGAAAATAGGCTTTAAAATACGCGAGCACACCTTAAGGCGTGTTCCTTATTTATTGGTCGTTGGCGATCAAGAAATGGAAAATAAGGAAGTAGCGGTGCGTACCCGTGATGGTATTGATTTAGGTAAGATGCGAATCGAAGATTTCGCCGCTAAAATCCATCAACAAATTTCGCTCCGTAGTCTCAAATTGTTGGAGGAATAG
- a CDS encoding formate/nitrite transporter family protein, which yields MAYLVPAEFVTKMVDAGESKIFMSTRDTMIRAYMAGAILALAAVFAVTVAVQTGSFLVGSMLFPVGFIMLYLMGFDLLTGVFVLTPLALLDRRPGVTVQGVLRNWGLVFTGNFLGALTVAGMMAFVLTMGFNTEAGAVGDKLAGVGKARTLGYAEYGTAGWMTIFLRGMLCNWMVSMGVVGAMISTHVSGKVMAMWMPIMLFFFMGFEHSVVNMFLFPFAMMMGGDFSVMDYLLWNEIPTALGNLVGGLAFTGLTLYSTHYKTAPKRHLTAKTAGPSSATLAKF from the coding sequence ATGGCTTATTTAGTACCCGCTGAGTTCGTGACCAAAATGGTTGATGCCGGCGAATCCAAAATTTTTATGTCAACACGAGATACTATGATCCGCGCCTATATGGCGGGTGCAATTTTAGCGTTAGCCGCTGTTTTTGCCGTCACTGTCGCCGTACAAACTGGTTCATTTTTAGTGGGTTCCATGCTATTCCCTGTGGGTTTTATTATGTTGTACCTGATGGGATTTGATTTGCTGACGGGGGTGTTTGTTCTAACGCCTCTGGCATTACTCGACCGCCGCCCTGGTGTCACTGTTCAAGGGGTATTACGCAACTGGGGATTGGTATTTACTGGCAATTTCCTTGGTGCTTTGACGGTCGCGGGCATGATGGCTTTTGTATTAACGATGGGATTTAACACAGAAGCTGGCGCCGTTGGCGATAAACTTGCGGGTGTCGGTAAAGCCCGGACCTTAGGTTATGCAGAATATGGCACAGCTGGCTGGATGACGATTTTCCTGCGTGGCATGTTATGCAATTGGATGGTATCGATGGGCGTAGTTGGGGCAATGATATCAACCCATGTCAGTGGTAAAGTGATGGCAATGTGGATGCCCATTATGCTGTTCTTTTTTATGGGCTTTGAGCACTCTGTGGTCAATATGTTCCTCTTCCCGTTTGCCATGATGATGGGCGGTGATTTTTCGGTCATGGATTATCTACTCTGGAATGAAATTCCCACTGCGTTAGGCAATCTCGTCGGTGGTTTAGCCTTTACCGGTTTAACCCTCTATAGCACTCACTATAAAACGGCCCCCAAACGTCACCTTACAGCAAAGACCGCCGGACCGTCTTCAGCAACACTGGCTAAATTTTAA
- a CDS encoding riboflavin synthase subunit alpha, producing the protein MFTGIVQATCEVVAIHKKDGLNTLEVAFKPDLHEGLAIGASVANNGVCLTVTQVVDDRVFFDVVEETLRLTNLATLAVGHRVNIERSLTFGSEIGGHILSGHIHTKAKVIHISHTEQHYDLTLGIEPKWMDYIFYKGFVGVNGCSLTVGEVSDSSFMLHLIPETLKLTNLSQCQVGDELNIEIDSQTQVIVDTVERVLARRLKEQAQKNG; encoded by the coding sequence ATGTTTACAGGTATAGTTCAAGCCACCTGCGAGGTGGTTGCAATACATAAGAAAGATGGCCTAAATACCCTTGAGGTAGCGTTTAAACCTGATTTGCATGAGGGACTTGCGATTGGAGCAAGTGTGGCAAATAACGGGGTATGTCTTACTGTGACTCAGGTGGTTGATGATAGGGTATTTTTCGATGTAGTGGAAGAGACGTTACGGTTAACCAATCTTGCCACTTTAGCTGTAGGTCACAGGGTTAATATTGAACGTTCATTAACCTTCGGCAGTGAAATCGGCGGGCATATTTTGTCTGGCCATATCCATACCAAGGCTAAAGTCATCCATATCAGTCACACAGAACAACACTATGATCTGACGTTAGGGATTGAGCCTAAATGGATGGATTACATCTTTTATAAAGGTTTTGTCGGGGTCAACGGCTGCAGCCTCACCGTTGGCGAGGTCAGTGATTCAAGTTTTATGCTGCACTTAATTCCAGAAACGCTCAAGTTAACAAACTTAAGTCAGTGCCAAGTCGGCGATGAACTCAATATTGAGATCGATAGCCAAACACAAGTGATCGTTGATACCGTTGAGCGCGTACTCGCCAGACGCCTCAAGGAACAAGCGCAAAAGAATGGCTGA
- a CDS encoding nitrate regulatory protein produces the protein MNYQTTQFLLAAKQAEINALEQLSANCLLVTGISELVHQLQRERGISNIFLASGCELFAQQRQQQLLQTTKAEQQLRMQLTQQYLQAKDLCSNSRLLNGISLALQGLDRLAALREQISKQQLMPPQSTEAYSSLIAAWLVVVQDSTDLVCDTDITRLLVALFNLLQIKEYAGQERAWGAIGLASGQLTTELGERLLLLQQAQQQNAVVFLEFASEEQQLQWHQQEQGLATKQLQQLRALMQQLSGTTTPVPAVSDLWYQFATERMDEMHQLQIKLTAQLQKLTFITVSAAQQQLQRHPAKFTQFAEQPMNFRVSIFIDPSMQGMCGFSATPVLADPQSINAPNRSFYQLLSEQAQHIRTMQTELADARRAMGEQKLIDRAKLLLMQYKNLTEAQAYRQLQQSAMKQRSSIADVADAVVKVLMQ, from the coding sequence ATGAACTATCAGACAACCCAGTTCCTACTGGCAGCTAAACAGGCTGAAATTAACGCATTAGAGCAACTTTCTGCCAATTGCTTATTGGTGACTGGCATTAGCGAATTGGTGCATCAGCTGCAACGTGAGCGTGGTATCAGTAATATTTTTCTCGCTTCGGGTTGTGAGTTATTTGCACAACAACGTCAACAGCAACTGCTGCAAACGACCAAAGCTGAACAACAACTACGCATGCAATTAACTCAGCAATATCTACAGGCAAAAGATCTGTGTAGTAACAGTCGGCTGCTCAATGGGATCTCTCTGGCATTACAGGGCTTAGATAGATTGGCAGCGTTACGCGAACAGATAAGCAAGCAGCAATTAATGCCGCCGCAGTCCACGGAAGCCTACAGTAGTTTAATTGCGGCTTGGCTTGTGGTGGTGCAGGATTCAACAGATCTCGTCTGTGATACAGACATTACCCGATTATTGGTGGCGCTGTTTAACTTATTGCAAATCAAAGAATATGCAGGGCAGGAACGCGCCTGGGGCGCGATAGGACTCGCCTCTGGTCAGCTAACCACAGAGTTGGGGGAGCGTTTGTTATTGCTACAACAAGCACAACAGCAGAATGCTGTTGTCTTTTTAGAGTTTGCCTCTGAGGAGCAACAATTGCAGTGGCATCAACAAGAACAAGGCTTGGCAACCAAGCAACTTCAACAGTTAAGAGCGCTGATGCAGCAACTGTCAGGCACAACAACGCCAGTGCCTGCGGTGAGTGACCTTTGGTATCAGTTTGCGACTGAACGCATGGATGAGATGCATCAATTACAGATTAAACTGACAGCTCAGTTGCAAAAACTCACCTTTATCACGGTAAGTGCAGCGCAGCAGCAATTGCAGCGTCATCCTGCCAAATTCACCCAATTTGCTGAGCAGCCGATGAATTTTAGAGTCAGCATCTTCATTGATCCTAGCATGCAAGGTATGTGTGGGTTTTCAGCGACACCGGTGCTTGCTGATCCTCAAAGCATTAATGCGCCCAATCGCTCTTTCTATCAATTATTGTCCGAACAGGCGCAGCATATCCGCACTATGCAAACTGAGCTTGCGGATGCACGTCGAGCCATGGGTGAGCAAAAGCTGATTGACCGAGCCAAGTTATTGCTGATGCAGTATAAAAACTTGACGGAAGCGCAGGCTTATCGTCAATTACAACAAAGTGCGATGAAACAACGTAGCAGTATTGCAGATGTGGCCGATGCTGTAGTAAAAGTGCTTATGCAATAG
- the rpmI gene encoding 50S ribosomal protein L35 — MPKMKTDRGVAKRFKKTANGFKRKQAHLRHILTKKSTKRKRHLRAKCLVAKCDVPAIARQLPYA; from the coding sequence ATGCCTAAAATGAAAACCGACAGAGGTGTAGCGAAACGTTTTAAGAAAACCGCCAATGGTTTCAAGCGTAAGCAAGCACATTTACGTCACATTTTGACCAAGAAGAGCACTAAGCGTAAGCGTCACTTACGTGCCAAATGTTTAGTTGCTAAGTGTGATGTTCCAGCAATCGCGCGTCAATTACCTTACGCTTAA